A single window of Bradyrhizobium daqingense DNA harbors:
- a CDS encoding alcohol dehydrogenase, whose product MKSFKVADFKAPLQEVDEATPQPSGTQVLIRVKAAGVCHSDLHIWEGGYDLGHGRKPLSLKDRGINLPLTMGHETVGEVLAFGPDVKPTDQGDLKLGDVGLVYPWIGCGKCATCLAGDENMCLTPRSLGVYCDGGYSDHMLVPHPRYLLNLKGLDPATTAPYACSGVTTYSALKKVEPHFNTPIVMFGAGGLGLMALSLLKAMGGKGAIMVDIDARKREAAEKAGALATVDPKAPDALEQLAKKAGGPIRAVIDLVGNAATTQLGFDCLTKGGKLVIVGLFGGGATWALPLIPIKAITIQGSYVGNLRETQELLDLVRTKKVPPIPVTTAPLAKANDALVQLQQGAVVGRTVLTP is encoded by the coding sequence ATGAAGAGTTTCAAGGTTGCCGATTTCAAGGCGCCGCTGCAGGAGGTCGACGAGGCGACGCCGCAGCCGTCGGGCACGCAGGTGCTGATCAGGGTTAAGGCCGCCGGCGTCTGCCACAGCGACCTCCACATCTGGGAGGGTGGCTACGATCTCGGCCATGGCCGCAAGCCGCTGTCGCTGAAGGATCGCGGCATCAACCTGCCGCTGACCATGGGCCATGAGACCGTCGGTGAGGTTCTCGCGTTCGGTCCCGATGTGAAGCCGACCGATCAGGGCGATCTCAAGCTTGGCGATGTCGGCCTCGTCTATCCCTGGATCGGTTGCGGCAAGTGCGCGACGTGCCTGGCCGGTGACGAGAACATGTGCCTGACGCCGCGCTCGCTCGGGGTCTATTGCGACGGCGGCTATTCCGATCACATGCTGGTGCCGCATCCCCGCTATCTGCTCAATCTGAAGGGGCTCGACCCGGCGACGACCGCGCCCTATGCCTGCTCGGGCGTCACCACCTACAGCGCGCTGAAGAAGGTCGAGCCGCATTTCAATACGCCGATCGTGATGTTCGGTGCCGGCGGCCTCGGCCTGATGGCGCTGTCGCTCCTAAAGGCGATGGGCGGCAAGGGCGCGATCATGGTCGACATCGACGCCAGGAAGCGCGAGGCGGCGGAGAAGGCCGGTGCGCTTGCGACGGTCGATCCCAAGGCGCCGGATGCGCTGGAGCAGCTTGCGAAGAAGGCGGGCGGACCGATCCGGGCCGTGATCGACCTCGTCGGCAACGCCGCGACGACGCAACTCGGATTCGATTGCCTCACCAAGGGTGGCAAGCTCGTGATCGTCGGCCTGTTCGGCGGCGGCGCGACCTGGGCGCTGCCGCTGATTCCGATCAAGGCCATCACGATCCAGGGCAGCTATGTCGGTAATCTGCGCGAGACGCAGGAGTTGCTCGATCTCGTGCGCACCAAGAAGGTGCCGCCGATCCCGGTAACAACGGCACCGCTCGCGAAGGCCAACGATGCGCTGGTGCAGTTGCAGCAGGGCGCGGTGGTCGGACGCACGGTGCTGACGCCGTAG
- a CDS encoding ABC transporter ATP-binding protein yields MKTLSLRNLGKTYFDPYAGAHVTAVHDVSLDVEPGEFISVVGPSGCGKTTILNMIAGFIPYSKGDILLDGKPVHGPGPERGVVFQSFALFPWKTVLDNVGFGPKMRGVPKAERDRIAREYLALAGLSHAAHRYPNELSGGMQQRVGVVRALANNPDVLLMDEPFASVDAQTRMTLQEELTRIWQERKPTVIFITHDVSEAVFLANRVVVLSKGRVLDQIAVDLPRPRVWDDLVKDDHFKQLSARVLQMVRAA; encoded by the coding sequence ATGAAGACGCTATCGCTGCGCAACCTCGGCAAGACCTATTTCGATCCTTACGCCGGTGCCCATGTCACCGCCGTTCACGACGTCTCGCTGGACGTCGAGCCCGGCGAATTCATCTCCGTGGTCGGCCCCTCCGGCTGCGGCAAGACGACGATCCTGAACATGATCGCCGGCTTCATCCCTTACTCGAAGGGGGACATCCTGCTCGACGGCAAGCCGGTGCACGGGCCTGGCCCCGAGCGGGGCGTCGTATTCCAGTCCTTTGCGTTGTTTCCGTGGAAGACGGTGCTCGACAATGTCGGTTTCGGCCCGAAGATGCGCGGCGTGCCGAAGGCGGAACGCGACCGCATCGCACGCGAATACCTCGCGCTCGCCGGATTGTCGCACGCGGCGCACCGCTATCCCAACGAACTTTCCGGCGGCATGCAGCAGCGCGTCGGCGTGGTGCGCGCACTCGCCAACAATCCCGACGTCCTGCTGATGGACGAGCCGTTCGCCAGCGTCGACGCGCAAACCCGTATGACGCTCCAGGAGGAACTGACCCGCATCTGGCAGGAACGCAAGCCGACGGTGATCTTCATCACCCATGACGTGTCCGAAGCCGTGTTTCTCGCCAATCGCGTGGTCGTGCTGTCGAAGGGACGCGTGCTCGACCAGATCGCGGTCGATCTTCCGCGTCCGCGCGTCTGGGACGATCTCGTCAAGGACGACCACTTCAAGCAGCTCTCTGCGCGCGTGCTCCAGATGGTGCGCGCGGCATGA
- a CDS encoding ABC transporter substrate-binding protein, producing MKRLALLGLALLAGMVPASAQTLTKLKAGMVTGIDQIGLPIALERGFFEKYGLDVTIARPYATGVDALNALQAGESEIVQVGVPMIGAVLRGMDLVALGNYSGNATKAGSDATMAIIAREGSGIVKGDLSTLKGKKIAASFGTINHLYILATLEKAGLKPDDVTLVNTPPPDMTVALLAKGIDAFSGWDPWPIVAGKDVPGAVEIIRGGDVISYIGFNVALRPWVQANGETIEKFLAAVSEADQWMRKNPKQAAQVATRWIPGLKQEVAEAAMQFNIQQADRRLSANNYRALWSAEDRLARLGILKSTFDVNAHIEPKHILKVMKDRPELFADLPPIPESAAISPGYVFKP from the coding sequence ATGAAACGACTCGCGCTGCTTGGACTGGCGCTTCTCGCCGGCATGGTGCCGGCAAGCGCCCAGACCCTGACCAAACTCAAGGCCGGCATGGTGACCGGCATCGACCAGATCGGCCTGCCGATCGCCCTCGAGCGCGGCTTCTTCGAGAAATACGGGCTCGATGTCACGATCGCGCGCCCCTATGCGACCGGCGTCGACGCGCTGAACGCATTGCAGGCCGGCGAAAGCGAGATCGTGCAGGTCGGCGTGCCCATGATCGGCGCTGTGCTGCGCGGCATGGACCTCGTCGCGCTCGGCAATTACAGCGGCAACGCCACCAAGGCCGGCTCCGACGCGACCATGGCGATCATCGCGCGCGAGGGTTCAGGCATCGTCAAGGGCGACCTGTCGACGCTGAAGGGCAAAAAGATTGCGGCGTCCTTCGGCACCATCAACCACCTCTATATCCTGGCGACGCTGGAGAAGGCGGGGCTGAAGCCGGATGACGTGACGCTGGTCAACACGCCGCCGCCGGACATGACCGTCGCGCTGCTCGCCAAGGGCATCGATGCGTTCTCGGGCTGGGACCCCTGGCCGATCGTCGCGGGCAAGGACGTGCCCGGCGCGGTCGAGATCATCCGAGGCGGCGACGTGATCTCCTATATCGGCTTCAACGTCGCGCTGCGCCCCTGGGTGCAGGCCAACGGCGAGACCATCGAGAAATTCCTCGCCGCCGTCTCCGAGGCCGATCAATGGATGCGCAAGAATCCGAAGCAGGCCGCGCAAGTTGCCACGCGCTGGATTCCGGGACTGAAGCAGGAGGTCGCGGAGGCTGCGATGCAGTTCAACATCCAGCAGGCGGACCGCCGGCTGTCGGCGAACAATTACCGCGCGCTCTGGAGCGCCGAGGATCGGCTGGCCCGCCTCGGCATCCTCAAATCGACCTTCGACGTCAATGCGCATATCGAGCCGAAGCACATTCTCAAGGTCATGAAGGATCGTCCCGAGCTGTTCGCCGACCTGCCGCCGATCCCGGAGTCGGCGGCGATCTCGCCGGGCTACGTGTTCAAGCCCTGA
- a CDS encoding LysR family transcriptional regulator has protein sequence MHSLAERGVPLEERPKPNLGGLSDWDAARIFLEVVRCGSFRSAAERLSLSINAVRRRIDDFERQTGTTLFTRDVHGTHLTDEGAMVVSAVERMEAAAFDVLRTSDSTANALSGEVRVAVTEGLGTFWLAPRLVEFQQAYPKILVDLHCAMRSADVSRHEADVAIHLSRPSALDVKLVRLGRMHLMFWAAEKYIAKHGAPRSAAELIKHRLVLQFADQLAAKESFESFFPGVSERDLLVMKTNVSSANYWAVANGAGIGVFPSYAIALGGKLIPLEVELNRPLDIWLSYHPGSGRIPRVRHMIDWLIEAFNPARFPWFKEEFVHPHEFKDSYMGEPLTQLFGGFSTEEQR, from the coding sequence ATGCACTCCTTGGCGGAAAGGGGCGTTCCGCTGGAAGAACGCCCAAAACCAAACCTCGGCGGCCTCTCGGATTGGGACGCGGCCCGCATATTTCTGGAAGTCGTTCGATGCGGAAGTTTCCGCTCGGCGGCCGAACGCCTTTCGCTATCGATCAACGCCGTCCGCCGCCGGATCGATGATTTCGAGCGCCAGACCGGCACCACCCTCTTCACCCGCGACGTTCACGGCACGCATCTGACCGATGAAGGCGCGATGGTGGTCTCGGCCGTCGAGCGCATGGAGGCGGCCGCCTTCGACGTGCTGCGCACCAGCGATTCGACCGCCAACGCGCTGTCCGGCGAGGTCCGTGTCGCCGTCACCGAGGGACTTGGGACGTTCTGGCTTGCCCCGCGGCTGGTCGAGTTTCAGCAGGCCTATCCGAAGATCCTGGTCGACCTGCATTGCGCGATGCGCTCGGCCGACGTCTCCCGCCACGAGGCCGACGTCGCCATCCATCTGTCGCGTCCCTCGGCGCTCGACGTCAAGCTGGTGCGGCTCGGCCGCATGCATCTGATGTTCTGGGCCGCCGAGAAATACATCGCAAAACATGGCGCGCCGCGTTCGGCGGCCGAATTGATCAAGCACCGCCTGGTGCTGCAATTCGCCGACCAGCTCGCCGCCAAGGAATCTTTCGAGAGCTTCTTCCCGGGCGTTTCGGAGCGTGACCTTTTGGTCATGAAGACCAACGTCTCGAGCGCCAACTATTGGGCGGTCGCAAATGGCGCCGGCATCGGCGTCTTCCCGAGCTACGCCATTGCGCTCGGCGGGAAACTGATTCCACTGGAGGTTGAGCTGAACCGGCCGCTGGATATCTGGCTGTCCTACCATCCCGGTAGCGGACGGATTCCGCGCGTGCGGCACATGATTGACTGGCTGATCGAGGCTTTCAATCCAGCTCGTTTCCCGTGGTTTAAGGAAGAGTTCGTGCATCCGCATGAATTCAAGGACTCCTATATGGGCGAACCCCTGACCCAGCTCTTCGGGGGATTTTCAACCGAAGAACAACGGTGA
- a CDS encoding helix-turn-helix domain-containing protein, with amino-acid sequence MKQRSAGKPDIELGKRIRLRRVEMKISQAELGEKLGVSFQQVQKYEKGVNRVGAARLQQIASALDVPVTFFYDGDNKAREVESLLFLDSAFSLRLLRAYSKIKDQTVQRQLVSLMESIAANES; translated from the coding sequence ATGAAGCAGCGCAGTGCCGGCAAGCCGGACATTGAGCTTGGCAAGCGGATCCGGTTGCGGCGCGTCGAGATGAAGATCTCGCAAGCCGAGCTGGGCGAGAAGCTGGGCGTCAGCTTCCAGCAGGTCCAGAAATACGAGAAGGGCGTCAATCGCGTCGGCGCGGCTCGGCTTCAGCAGATCGCCTCGGCCCTCGATGTGCCCGTGACCTTCTTCTATGACGGCGACAACAAGGCGCGCGAAGTGGAGAGCCTGCTCTTCCTCGACAGCGCCTTCAGCCTCCGGCTGCTGCGCGCCTACAGCAAGATCAAGGACCAGACGGTGCAACGTCAGCTCGTCTCGCTGATGGAATCGATCGCCGCGAACGAAAGCTGA
- a CDS encoding cytochrome c biogenesis CcdA family protein, with translation MQNVSIPAALIAGLVSFLSPCVLPLVPPYLVYLTGATIEHVESDKPAAASKRAILMSALLFVLGFSTVFVALGASASLIGGLIRAWSGELSILAGIVIIIMGLHFLGLTRIGLLMREGRLSIPKPVGLWGAYIMGLAFAFGWTPCIGPILAAILSIAAAEATVTKGAGLLAVYSAGLGIPFLLAALMIEQFSALFARMKGQLVNVERVMGVLMVITGIGFLTGAVSNVSIWLLETFPALQTIG, from the coding sequence ATGCAAAATGTTTCGATCCCGGCGGCGCTGATTGCCGGCCTCGTCAGCTTCCTCTCGCCTTGCGTCCTGCCTCTGGTCCCGCCTTATCTGGTCTACCTCACGGGCGCCACGATCGAGCATGTCGAGAGCGACAAGCCGGCTGCGGCCTCCAAGCGCGCGATCCTGATGTCGGCGCTCCTGTTCGTGCTCGGCTTCTCCACGGTGTTCGTGGCGCTCGGCGCCAGTGCTTCGCTGATCGGCGGGCTGATCCGCGCCTGGTCGGGCGAACTGTCGATCCTCGCCGGCATCGTCATCATCATCATGGGCCTGCACTTCCTCGGACTGACACGGATCGGTTTGTTGATGCGCGAGGGCCGTCTGTCGATCCCCAAACCCGTCGGGCTGTGGGGCGCCTACATCATGGGGCTCGCCTTCGCCTTCGGCTGGACACCCTGCATCGGCCCGATCCTCGCGGCGATCCTCTCGATCGCCGCGGCGGAAGCAACGGTGACCAAGGGCGCGGGCCTGCTCGCGGTCTATTCCGCCGGGCTCGGCATTCCCTTCCTGCTCGCCGCCCTGATGATCGAGCAATTCTCCGCGCTGTTCGCACGGATGAAGGGCCAGCTCGTCAATGTCGAGCGCGTCATGGGCGTGTTGATGGTGATCACCGGCATCGGCTTCCTCACCGGCGCAGTCTCGAATGTGAGCATCTGGCTGCTGGAGACCTTCCCGGCGTTGCAGACGATCGGGTAG
- a CDS encoding ABC transporter ATP-binding protein yields MMQLAVRPAPLLNVDNLVVEYGLGNKTVHAVSGVSLEVARGETLGLVGESGCGKSTLGRAVLQLRRAKSGRVMFDGEDLTAMQGEALRRMRRRVQLIFQDPIASLNPRRRIGDIVAEPLIIAGIKDAVERKRRVHEVLSAVGLDPDLVAGRLPHEFSGGQCQRICIARALVINPEFIVCDEPVSALDVSIRAQILNLLEEMKARFGLTLLFIAHDLAVVKAVSDRVAVMYLGRLCEVGPSEQLFARPAHPYTGLLLQAIPVPDPDVRPAESVAAGEPPSPIAPPSGCRFRTRCPRADQQCSAEIPELREVAPGQFAACHHPLA; encoded by the coding sequence ATGATGCAACTTGCCGTGCGCCCCGCGCCGCTGCTCAACGTCGACAATCTCGTGGTCGAATACGGCCTCGGCAACAAGACGGTGCACGCCGTCTCCGGTGTCAGCCTTGAGGTCGCGCGCGGCGAGACGCTGGGGCTGGTCGGCGAATCCGGCTGCGGCAAGTCGACGCTGGGGCGCGCGGTGCTGCAATTGCGCCGCGCCAAATCCGGCCGCGTGATGTTCGACGGCGAGGATCTGACCGCGATGCAGGGCGAGGCGCTGCGCAGGATGCGCCGCCGCGTGCAACTGATCTTCCAGGATCCGATCGCCTCGCTCAATCCGCGTCGGCGGATCGGCGACATCGTCGCCGAGCCGCTGATCATCGCGGGGATCAAGGATGCCGTCGAGCGCAAGCGTAGGGTGCACGAGGTGCTCTCCGCGGTCGGGCTCGATCCTGATCTCGTGGCGGGCCGCCTGCCGCATGAATTTTCCGGCGGCCAGTGCCAGCGCATCTGCATCGCGCGCGCGCTGGTGATCAATCCCGAGTTCATCGTCTGCGACGAGCCGGTGTCGGCGCTCGATGTCTCCATCCGCGCGCAAATCCTCAACCTGCTGGAGGAGATGAAGGCGCGCTTCGGTCTGACGCTGCTGTTCATTGCGCATGACCTTGCGGTGGTCAAAGCCGTCAGCGACCGTGTCGCCGTGATGTATCTCGGCCGGCTCTGCGAGGTCGGGCCCTCGGAGCAATTGTTCGCAAGGCCTGCACATCCCTATACCGGGCTGCTGTTGCAGGCGATCCCCGTGCCCGACCCGGACGTGCGTCCCGCCGAGAGTGTGGCGGCCGGCGAGCCGCCATCGCCGATTGCGCCGCCGTCCGGCTGCCGCTTCCGCACCCGCTGTCCGCGCGCCGATCAGCAATGCAGCGCGGAGATACCGGAGTTGCGCGAGGTCGCGCCCGGCCAGTTCGCCGCTTGCCACCATCCGCTGGCCTGA
- a CDS encoding peroxidase family protein, which yields MGTDVNVQPGHGKAGRQPTRQFLDTLTGHDDPGMFGRMFPTLEPLAVDDGPLHELADAMKDPVPGDAAGNNVNVPAGFTYLGQFVDHDITLDLTSFGDKEADPMAVQNFRTPALDLDSVYGLGPDGSRHLYARNSATDSGRTPGPKLLTGKTVNVPLGNVTGDHRNDLPRSPEGFALIGDHRNDENLVVAQTHLAMLKFHNKVCDQLAAAGKPPGEIFEEARRIVTWHYQWMVLHDFVERITEKGIVAKILEQGRRFYRFKKTPYMPVEFSAAVYRLGHSMVREAYSHNRVFTFGPGNIPATLDLLFRFTGLSGGIIGDLAPDPIQPPLPLPVLSSNWIIDWRRYYQVLPSNPAGVALNASRKIDPFVVPQLHTLPGDGGSLPFRNLKRGVLLGLPSGQDVARAMKIKNPLTPEEISKGTDGGVAKKHGLHEHTPLWYYILKEAEQRGAGERLGPVGATLLAEVFVGLVHGDRQSYLWLKGKTWKPTLPSQVPGEFTMADLLRFVGDISPIDGISTV from the coding sequence ATGGGAACCGACGTAAACGTTCAGCCCGGCCACGGCAAAGCCGGACGTCAACCGACGCGGCAATTTCTGGATACGCTGACCGGACACGATGATCCCGGCATGTTCGGCCGGATGTTTCCGACACTCGAACCTCTGGCGGTCGACGACGGTCCGCTGCATGAGCTTGCCGATGCGATGAAAGATCCAGTTCCTGGCGACGCTGCCGGAAACAATGTCAACGTGCCCGCCGGCTTCACCTATCTCGGACAATTCGTCGATCATGACATCACGCTGGACCTGACCTCCTTTGGCGACAAGGAGGCCGATCCCATGGCTGTACAGAATTTCCGCACGCCGGCGCTCGACCTCGACAGCGTGTATGGTCTCGGTCCCGACGGAAGCCGTCACCTGTACGCGCGCAATTCTGCCACCGACAGCGGCAGGACTCCGGGACCCAAGCTCCTGACCGGCAAGACCGTCAATGTCCCGCTTGGAAACGTCACCGGAGATCATCGCAACGATCTTCCGCGCAGCCCCGAAGGGTTCGCGCTGATCGGCGATCATCGCAACGACGAGAACCTCGTCGTTGCGCAAACCCATCTTGCCATGCTCAAGTTTCACAACAAGGTTTGCGATCAGCTCGCGGCGGCTGGCAAGCCGCCGGGTGAAATCTTCGAGGAAGCGCGCCGGATCGTAACCTGGCATTACCAGTGGATGGTCTTGCACGACTTCGTGGAGCGGATCACCGAGAAGGGGATCGTGGCGAAGATCCTCGAGCAGGGTCGGCGCTTCTATCGCTTCAAGAAGACGCCTTATATGCCCGTCGAGTTTTCCGCTGCCGTCTACCGCCTCGGCCACAGCATGGTTCGTGAAGCCTACAGCCACAACAGGGTCTTCACGTTCGGACCTGGTAACATCCCCGCGACGCTCGATTTGCTGTTCAGGTTCACCGGGCTCTCGGGAGGCATCATTGGAGATCTCGCGCCCGATCCGATCCAGCCGCCGCTCCCGCTTCCGGTGCTTTCAAGCAATTGGATCATCGATTGGCGCCGCTACTACCAAGTCCTGCCCTCCAATCCGGCAGGGGTGGCATTGAATGCATCTCGCAAGATCGACCCCTTCGTCGTGCCGCAACTCCACACTTTGCCCGGCGACGGCGGCAGCCTGCCGTTCCGCAATCTCAAGCGCGGGGTGCTCCTGGGATTGCCGTCCGGGCAGGACGTGGCCAGGGCCATGAAGATCAAGAATCCATTGACGCCGGAAGAAATCTCGAAGGGGACCGACGGCGGAGTGGCGAAGAAGCATGGTCTGCACGAGCACACGCCGCTCTGGTACTACATCCTCAAGGAGGCGGAGCAGCGGGGCGCTGGTGAACGGCTCGGGCCGGTTGGCGCGACGTTGCTTGCCGAGGTCTTCGTCGGCCTCGTTCATGGCGATCGCCAGTCGTACCTTTGGCTCAAGGGCAAGACCTGGAAGCCGACGCTTCCGTCGCAGGTGCCGGGCGAATTCACGATGGCTGACCTGCTGCGCTTCGTCGGGGATATCAGCCCGATCGACGGCATCTCGACCGTCTAG
- a CDS encoding ABC transporter permease, with protein MNLMLQIWGGYVRLTQRWPGLAAIVPFIPVLALWTAVSEAGLFPRAFFPGPADVVRAFFTLTYKGILPDYLQDSLIRLATGAAVGVAIGIPLGVLIGTSRWAHRICWPVLLFFQAIGDIAWLPILLIWFGFGLTTMTFVIVYTVLFPVVLNTVLGVESVPRDLSRAALSLGASRARVLWEVTLPGALPNIITGLRNGLGYGWRALIAVEMIVGTSGIGFMMFDARRAGSTVEILLGMIILGLLWYIVDAWILAPLERATGQRWGLVTS; from the coding sequence ATGAATTTGATGCTGCAGATCTGGGGCGGCTACGTCCGCCTGACCCAACGCTGGCCGGGATTGGCGGCCATCGTCCCTTTTATCCCCGTGCTGGCGCTGTGGACGGCCGTCAGCGAAGCCGGCCTGTTTCCGCGCGCGTTTTTCCCGGGACCCGCCGACGTCGTTCGCGCGTTCTTCACGCTGACCTACAAGGGCATTCTGCCCGATTATCTCCAGGACAGCCTGATACGCCTCGCGACAGGCGCCGCTGTCGGCGTGGCGATCGGCATTCCCTTAGGCGTCCTGATCGGCACCAGTCGCTGGGCCCACCGCATTTGCTGGCCGGTGCTGCTGTTCTTCCAGGCGATCGGCGACATTGCCTGGCTGCCGATCCTCTTGATCTGGTTCGGCTTCGGACTGACGACGATGACCTTCGTCATCGTCTACACCGTGCTGTTCCCGGTCGTGCTCAACACCGTGCTCGGCGTCGAATCCGTACCGCGCGACCTGTCGCGCGCCGCCCTGAGCCTCGGCGCTTCGCGCGCACGTGTGCTCTGGGAGGTGACATTGCCGGGCGCGCTGCCCAACATCATCACGGGCCTGCGCAACGGCTTGGGTTATGGCTGGCGCGCGCTGATCGCGGTCGAGATGATCGTCGGCACCTCGGGCATCGGCTTCATGATGTTCGACGCCCGCCGCGCCGGCTCGACTGTCGAAATCCTGCTCGGCATGATCATTCTCGGATTGCTCTGGTACATCGTCGATGCCTGGATTCTCGCGCCGCTCGAGCGAGCGACCGGCCAGCGCTGGGGATTGGTGACATCATGA
- a CDS encoding isocitrate/isopropylmalate dehydrogenase family protein: MSANNAFHIAVLAGDGIGPEVIAPALEVLRKVEQKSGLSFRFTEAPAGANNYLATGKSMPDSTIKLCEEADAILLGACGLPSVRYPDNTEIAPQIELRFIFDLYAGVRPARLIPGVPSPIVGADTRGIDLVVVRESTEGLFASMGKGVVTHEDARETMVITRRTSERLFEFSFRLAERRKARGKPGALTCVDKANVFKAFAFFRGIFDEIEKKHPNVKTDRLYVDACSAMLVKRPWDFDVMVMENMFGDIVSDITASLIGGLGMAPSADIGDKYAVFQPCHGTAPDIMGQGKANPTGMILSAAMMLDWLADKHGVESAAEAGETIERAVDQVYAGGIKPMEFGGSNGTADITKAVLAAL, translated from the coding sequence ATGTCCGCAAACAACGCCTTCCACATTGCCGTGCTCGCCGGTGACGGCATCGGTCCCGAAGTCATAGCGCCGGCGCTCGAGGTGCTGCGCAAGGTCGAGCAGAAATCAGGCCTGAGCTTCCGCTTCACCGAGGCGCCGGCCGGTGCCAACAATTACCTCGCCACCGGAAAGTCGATGCCCGACTCGACCATCAAGCTGTGCGAGGAGGCGGATGCGATCCTGCTCGGGGCCTGCGGGCTGCCGTCGGTCCGCTACCCTGATAACACCGAGATCGCGCCGCAGATCGAGCTGCGCTTCATTTTCGATCTCTACGCCGGCGTGCGTCCGGCGCGGCTCATTCCGGGCGTGCCGAGCCCGATTGTCGGCGCGGACACGCGCGGCATCGATCTCGTCGTGGTCAGGGAGTCCACCGAAGGCCTGTTCGCCTCGATGGGCAAGGGTGTCGTCACCCACGAGGACGCGCGCGAGACCATGGTGATCACGCGCAGGACGTCCGAGCGCCTGTTCGAGTTCTCGTTCCGCCTCGCCGAACGGCGCAAGGCGCGCGGCAAGCCGGGTGCGCTCACCTGCGTCGACAAGGCGAACGTGTTCAAGGCGTTTGCCTTCTTCCGCGGCATCTTCGACGAGATCGAGAAGAAGCATCCCAATGTGAAGACCGACCGGCTCTATGTCGATGCCTGCTCGGCGATGCTGGTGAAGCGGCCGTGGGATTTCGACGTGATGGTGATGGAGAACATGTTCGGCGACATCGTCTCCGACATCACCGCGAGCCTGATCGGCGGCCTCGGCATGGCGCCGTCGGCCGACATCGGCGACAAATACGCCGTGTTCCAGCCGTGCCACGGCACCGCGCCGGACATCATGGGGCAGGGCAAGGCCAATCCCACCGGCATGATTCTGTCGGCGGCGATGATGCTGGACTGGCTTGCCGACAAGCACGGCGTCGAGAGCGCAGCCGAGGCCGGCGAGACGATCGAGCGTGCGGTGGACCAGGTCTATGCCGGCGGCATCAAGCCGATGGAATTCGGCGGCAGCAACGGCACTGCCGATATCACGAAGGCGGTACTCGCCGCGCTTTGA
- a CDS encoding enoyl-CoA hydratase, translated as MSDISSTAETAYADGKILKHTTRGVGVITFNNPDKRNAMSLEMWEGFGAALTSLRDDDTVRVVILRGAGGKAFVSGADISQFEKTRHNAAASEEYARRSAAQRALLADYPKPTIACIQGFCLGGGMQVAMLADIRIASHDSQFGIPAARLGIAYGYDGLRHLVSLVGPSWARLLMYTGMRIDSAEALRIGLVERVFPVDDLWAETMGLAHAISENAPLAIKAAKITIAQVLKDESQRDMDAIKAIGNACMDSQDFREGRQAFMQKRRPKFQGR; from the coding sequence ATGTCCGACATATCAAGCACCGCCGAAACGGCTTACGCCGACGGCAAGATCCTCAAGCACACGACCCGCGGCGTCGGCGTGATCACCTTCAACAACCCCGACAAGCGCAACGCGATGTCGCTGGAGATGTGGGAGGGGTTCGGTGCGGCGCTGACGAGCCTGCGCGACGACGACACCGTGCGCGTCGTGATCCTGCGTGGCGCAGGTGGCAAAGCATTCGTGTCAGGGGCCGACATCAGCCAGTTCGAGAAGACTCGCCATAACGCGGCGGCTTCAGAGGAATATGCCAGGCGCAGCGCTGCCCAGCGCGCGCTGCTCGCCGACTATCCCAAACCGACCATCGCCTGCATCCAGGGCTTTTGCCTCGGCGGCGGCATGCAGGTCGCGATGCTTGCCGATATCCGCATCGCGTCGCACGACAGTCAGTTCGGCATTCCCGCCGCCAGGCTCGGCATCGCCTATGGTTATGACGGCTTGCGGCACCTGGTGTCGCTGGTCGGACCGTCCTGGGCACGCTTGTTGATGTACACGGGCATGCGCATTGATTCCGCCGAGGCACTGCGCATTGGCCTCGTCGAGCGCGTGTTCCCGGTCGACGACCTCTGGGCCGAGACCATGGGGCTTGCGCACGCCATTTCCGAAAACGCGCCGCTCGCGATCAAGGCCGCCAAGATCACCATCGCGCAGGTTCTGAAGGACGAGAGCCAGCGCGACATGGACGCGATCAAGGCGATCGGCAATGCCTGCATGGACTCTCAGGATTTTCGCGAGGGCCGGCAGGCCTTTATGCAAAAGCGCAGGCCCAAGTTTCAGGGCCGCTGA